Proteins from a genomic interval of Oceanidesulfovibrio indonesiensis:
- a CDS encoding M48 family metallopeptidase, which translates to MPDIPKSCSVFFGKTEIAFTIRPANRKTLAIHVFPDGSVVTDAPLDATEADVAEKVRRKGAWILKQKRLFASYPPVIPSRQYISGESLLYLGRHYRLKVHEGNSRSAKLIGAFLHVFHLPSDGTETVASLVQDWLRSRARSTFEMLLKKCVVQTAQIGIKDIPQWRMLHMRKRWGSCTKSGTILLNPELVAAPKDCIEYVILHELCHLKIRNHSPGYYRLLSQVAPDWEHLRTKLNRAVELRLDY; encoded by the coding sequence TTGCCTGATATTCCCAAGTCATGCTCTGTATTCTTCGGGAAAACAGAGATTGCCTTCACCATTCGTCCTGCCAATCGGAAGACATTGGCCATACATGTCTTTCCTGATGGCTCGGTTGTGACTGACGCTCCGCTGGATGCTACGGAGGCGGATGTGGCCGAGAAGGTGAGGAGGAAGGGGGCATGGATACTCAAGCAAAAGCGCTTGTTCGCATCCTACCCGCCGGTCATTCCTTCCAGACAGTATATCTCCGGAGAGAGCTTATTATATCTGGGTAGGCACTATAGATTGAAGGTGCATGAGGGGAACTCCCGCTCTGCAAAGCTCATTGGAGCATTCCTTCATGTTTTCCACCTGCCATCCGACGGCACAGAGACTGTGGCATCTCTGGTGCAGGATTGGCTTCGGTCTAGGGCGCGTAGTACTTTTGAAATGCTTCTGAAGAAATGTGTAGTTCAGACTGCACAAATTGGCATCAAGGACATTCCTCAATGGCGTATGCTGCATATGCGAAAACGCTGGGGAAGCTGTACAAAATCCGGAACGATTCTTTTGAACCCGGAGCTTGTTGCAGCCCCAAAGGATTGCATAGAGTATGTCATTCTTCATGAGCTATGCCATTTGAAAATCAGAAACCATTCTCCAGGTTATTATAGATTACTTTCGCAGGTTGCTCCTGACTGGGAGCACCTACGTACGAAGCTCAATCGTGCAGTCGAGCTGCGACTCGACTATTAA
- a CDS encoding polyprenol monophosphomannose synthase translates to MQTAVIVLPTYSEAENVQSLLPQLFAQQVSVSSHTIHVLVVDDDSPDGTADAVRKLQPLYPALHLLNGAKRGLGEAYKRGFAHALREFDPDLILQMDADWQHDPTMLPVLIDQATRGYDLVIGSRYTNGGATPNFSLRRRLISRLGNWLVRTIGKVPEIRDCTSGYRCIKADPLRECDFNTLPGKGYSFQASLLLDLVHNGANVREMPIVFPDRTKGASKLGLGDQVEFCRDMAKMLFR, encoded by the coding sequence ATGCAAACCGCCGTCATTGTTCTGCCCACGTACAGCGAGGCTGAGAACGTGCAATCCCTACTGCCGCAGCTATTTGCGCAGCAGGTATCCGTCTCAAGCCACACTATTCACGTGCTCGTGGTGGATGACGACTCGCCGGACGGCACGGCAGATGCTGTCCGCAAACTGCAGCCACTATACCCAGCCCTGCACCTGCTGAACGGCGCGAAGCGCGGGCTTGGGGAGGCATACAAACGCGGTTTTGCTCACGCCCTCCGGGAGTTCGACCCGGACCTGATTCTGCAGATGGATGCGGACTGGCAACACGACCCGACCATGTTGCCCGTACTCATCGATCAGGCTACTCGCGGGTATGACCTCGTTATCGGATCACGGTACACAAACGGCGGCGCCACGCCGAATTTCTCATTGCGCCGCCGGCTGATAAGCCGCCTCGGCAATTGGCTCGTACGGACCATAGGCAAAGTGCCCGAAATACGGGACTGCACCTCGGGCTATCGCTGCATCAAAGCGGATCCTCTTCGTGAGTGCGATTTCAACACGCTGCCTGGGAAAGGTTACTCGTTCCAAGCGTCGCTGCTGCTGGATCTGGTCCATAATGGCGCAAATGTGCGCGAAATGCCCATCGTATTTCCGGACCGGACCAAAGGGGCGTCCAAACTGGGCCTGGGTGATCAGGTGGAATTTTGTCGTGATATGGCGAAAATGCTTTTTCGGTGA